The Pontibacter sp. SGAir0037 DNA segment CAGGCAGCACAGGCAGGTATGGTTGTATTTTCAGAGATATATTACCCGAAGGGCTGGCAGGCTTATATAGATGGGCAGCCGGTGGAGCATATAAGGGCTAACTATGTGCTACGTGCCATGCAGGTGCCGGCCGGGAGCCATACCATTGAGTTTCGTTTTGCTCCTTCATCTTATGAAACAGGTAATACAGTATCGTTAGTGTCTTCTATTCTGCTGATGCTGGTGGTTATAGGTGCTGTGGTATATGGCGTAAAAAGGGGAACTAAGCCTGATGCTTTGGATACATAAACCTGCGAATTTCACTGAGTTCATCCTAAACTTTATAAAAAGCCTCAGCCTGAAAACTGGGGCTTTCGTTTTACCATGATAGCAACTGCACCTTTACAACAACTACATGACCCACTTTTTGCAGCACAGGAGGTAAGTCTCTGGCTGAAGCGGGAAGATTTGCTGCACCCGCACATATCGGGTAATAAATGGCGCAAGCTAAAGTATAACCTGCAGGAGGCACAGCGCTTGCAAAAGAAAGTCTTGCTAACATTCGGAGGAGCTTATTCTAACCATATTGCAGCCACAGCAGCAGCAGGTCATGCGTTCGGACTTAAAACTGTTGGCATAATTCGGGGGGAGGAGCACCTGCCATTAAACCCAACTTTAAGCTTTGCGGTTTCCTGTGGTATGGAGCTGCACTATGTAAGCCGCGAACAGTACAGGCAAAAGCAGGAACCTATGTTTCTGGAGGCACTTTTACAGCAGTTTAACCAGCCTTACCTGCTACCCGAAGGAGGAACCAATAATTTAGCTGTACAGGGTTGTGCAGAAATAGTGCAGGACATCGAGATTGCCTATGACTATATCTGTTGTGCCAGCGGTACGGGAGGAACAATAGCCGGGATTATTGCAGGCCTGTCAGGGGAGAAGCAGGTGCTGGGTTTCCCGGCCTTAAAAGGCGGCGAGTTTCTGCAGCAGGAGGTGGAGCAGCTTGTTAGCCGCTATTGCAACAGAAGCTTTACAAACTGGCAGCTTATAACAGGTTATCATTTTGGAGGTTATGCCAAAGTAAAGCCGGAGCTGCTAGAGTTTATGCAGTACTTTCAGCAGCAACACGGCGTGCAGCTGGAGCCAATTTATACTGGTAAAATGCTGTTCGGCCTCTACGACCTTATCCGGCAAGGCTTCTTTCCGAAAGGCAGCCGTATTGTAGCACTTCATACAGGTGGCTTACAAGGCAATGCGGGTTTTAAAGAGCGGATGGGGCTGGTGCTTTAGTATTTGGCACTTGTTTTGCCCTATCTTTGTTAAGTGCATGTTTAAACCTAAAGAGCTAAAATGCCCCTTATAAGATTTTTTATCAAGTTACTTCCTCTATTGCTGATAATTGCTGCCGTGCTCTTTGTATGGCGTTTAAAGGATTCTTTGTTAGGTACAAATGAAACGAAAGAACCTGAAGTGGTTGTGAACCATAATACAATACTTACCTCGGTAGATGAGCTGGGGAAAATGGAACTGGTGCGGTATAACTTTAAGGATGTGGTAGAGTATGAGAAGGAAGTGTCGCGCTGGATTCCGAATTCCAAAATAGCACTTATTGTAACAGGTGAAGCTGTAGGTTGTATCGACTTTACTAAAATCCGGGAAGAGGATATCTTCTTTAGAGGCGATACATTGGTGCAGGTGGCAGTGCCGCAGCCGGAAATATGCTACTACAAGCTGGATCATAGCAAATCGAAAGTGTTTTCGAAAGAGAATACTTATTTTCAGGATGCTGACCTGGTGCAGGAAAGCTACCGTTATGCCGAAGAAAACGTAAAAAATGCAGCCCTGAATGCTGGCATCCTGCGCCAGACGCAGGTAAATGCCGAAAAGATACTCAAGCCGATGCTGGAAGAAATTACAGGCCGAAAAGTAGTGTTGGTGCAACAGCGGGCTATACAGAATCCTCAAATGCCGCAAAAGAGGTGATCAAGCTAATGGTACTGCTACAGCCATTCGCAGTGTGCAAAAGGCTGTTAAATAAATTACTCGTACTGCTTCAGTGCGTCTTGTACCAAATCACTTTCGTACCCTTTGCTGAGCATAAAGTAGGTTAGCTTCTGGCGGCGCTGGAAAGGATTCTTTTCTTTTTCGGAGGCACTTTTTTTCTCCAGCAGGCTATGCAGGTTCTGTTCATAGATTTCCGGGTCTATTTCTTTCATTCCTTGCTTGATGCAGTAATCAGAGATGCCTTTGGCTTTAAGCCCTTGCATAATCTTGCGTCGGCCCCACTTCTTTAAACCATATTTACCCCGGACATAAGATTGCGCATAGCGTTCTTCATCAATCATTTTTTCCTGGCTCAGGCGTATAATAAGCTCCTCCACATCGTCGGGCTCCAGGCCGTAAGAATATAGTTTGTCCCGCACCTCCTGCTGTGTACGGTCCTGGTAGGCACAGTAGGCAGCAGCTTTTACAAGAGCCTCTTTGGGAGTATAGGTTTTCTTTTTCTTCTGCTGGTCCATGTAGTTGAAAAGTGCTGAAGCAATGGTATAGAAATATAACACCTGGCAAGTGCGCCAGATTCAAAATTAGTAATAATATGCCTGCGATAGTTGCCAGCTTATAAAAAGCTACCTTTGCACCCTTACAATCAGAATAAATTATGTTTTCGAAAGGTGTAAAGTATATGTTGCTGTCAACCTTCTTTTTTGCGCTCATGAATCTGTGCGTAAAACTGGTGTCGCATATACCGGCGGTGGAGGTTATCTTTTTCAGGTCAGCTATTTCGCTGGTAATGAGCTATGCTGTGCTTCGGAGCAAAGGAGTAAAAGCACTGAGCAGCAATTACGGTTTGCTGTTTGCCAGAGGAGCATCGGGTGTAATTGCCTTGATGCTGTTCTTCACTACCTTGCAAAAAATACCGTTGGCAACAGCTGCTACACTACAGTACCTGGCTCCTATCTTCACCACCATCCTGGGTATATTTATTGTAAAGGAGCAGGTGAAGCCGTGGCAATGGCTCTTCTTTGCTGTTTCGTTTGGAGGCATACTGGTGATACAGGGAGTAGACATAAGCGCAGATCCTTTCTATATATGGTTAGGTGTATTGTCGGCCGTTTTTTCGGGCGTGGCTTATGGCTTGGTAAGAAGGCTGAATGCGCGGGAGCATCCGCTGGTAATTGTACTTTCTTTTCCGCTGGTAGGCTTTCCGGTTACGCTGGTTCTATCGTTGTTTAATTGGGTGCAGCCTCAGGGCTGGGATTGGGCAATGCTTTTACTAGTGGGCGTACTAACGCAACTGGGGCAGTATTACATGACTATGTCTTACCAGGCAGAAGAAATATCCAAAGTTGCTAATCTGAATTACCTGGGCATTATCTACGCCCTGTCTTTTGGGTTTATATTCTTTGGCGAGACTTTTACACTGTGGT contains these protein-coding regions:
- a CDS encoding 1-aminocyclopropane-1-carboxylate deaminase/D-cysteine desulfhydrase is translated as MIATAPLQQLHDPLFAAQEVSLWLKREDLLHPHISGNKWRKLKYNLQEAQRLQKKVLLTFGGAYSNHIAATAAAGHAFGLKTVGIIRGEEHLPLNPTLSFAVSCGMELHYVSREQYRQKQEPMFLEALLQQFNQPYLLPEGGTNNLAVQGCAEIVQDIEIAYDYICCASGTGGTIAGIIAGLSGEKQVLGFPALKGGEFLQQEVEQLVSRYCNRSFTNWQLITGYHFGGYAKVKPELLEFMQYFQQQHGVQLEPIYTGKMLFGLYDLIRQGFFPKGSRIVALHTGGLQGNAGFKERMGLVL
- a CDS encoding DUF4230 domain-containing protein, which translates into the protein MPLIRFFIKLLPLLLIIAAVLFVWRLKDSLLGTNETKEPEVVVNHNTILTSVDELGKMELVRYNFKDVVEYEKEVSRWIPNSKIALIVTGEAVGCIDFTKIREEDIFFRGDTLVQVAVPQPEICYYKLDHSKSKVFSKENTYFQDADLVQESYRYAEENVKNAALNAGILRQTQVNAEKILKPMLEEITGRKVVLVQQRAIQNPQMPQKR
- a CDS encoding regulatory protein RecX, producing the protein MDQQKKKKTYTPKEALVKAAAYCAYQDRTQQEVRDKLYSYGLEPDDVEELIIRLSQEKMIDEERYAQSYVRGKYGLKKWGRRKIMQGLKAKGISDYCIKQGMKEIDPEIYEQNLHSLLEKKSASEKEKNPFQRRQKLTYFMLSKGYESDLVQDALKQYE
- a CDS encoding DMT family transporter gives rise to the protein MFSKGVKYMLLSTFFFALMNLCVKLVSHIPAVEVIFFRSAISLVMSYAVLRSKGVKALSSNYGLLFARGASGVIALMLFFTTLQKIPLATAATLQYLAPIFTTILGIFIVKEQVKPWQWLFFAVSFGGILVIQGVDISADPFYIWLGVLSAVFSGVAYGLVRRLNAREHPLVIVLSFPLVGFPVTLVLSLFNWVQPQGWDWAMLLLVGVLTQLGQYYMTMSYQAEEISKVANLNYLGIIYALSFGFIFFGETFTLWSYLGMALVLVGVVLNVAYKNRLAKQQVNQIQKRASI